A region of Rhodanobacteraceae bacterium DNA encodes the following proteins:
- a CDS encoding High-affinity Fe2+/Pb2+ permease, which translates to MLGIALLVFREVLEAALIVTVVAAATRGVPRRAAFVGGGIALGALGAVIVALCMGFIEGSLGGIGQEVFEAAVLLTAVVMIGWHVTWMSSHGKEMVQHMRQVTDSVKAGSSSIAILLAVVALAVLREGSEIVLFLFGMAAGGAGKLGFLAGVPLGLAGGVAVGFALYFGLLRIPLRYFFSATNWMLVVLAAGLASSAAGFLIQANLLPAWGNQLWDTSWLLTNQSLVGQAMHALTGYEARPAGMQLVFWIATCAILVAGMAWISRSRTPARASVATPHAAT; encoded by the coding sequence ATGCTGGGCATTGCGCTGCTGGTTTTTCGTGAGGTCCTGGAAGCGGCGTTGATCGTGACCGTGGTCGCGGCCGCGACGCGCGGCGTGCCGCGCCGCGCCGCGTTCGTGGGCGGCGGCATCGCGCTGGGCGCGCTGGGCGCTGTCATCGTCGCGCTGTGCATGGGTTTCATCGAAGGTTCGCTGGGCGGCATCGGACAGGAAGTGTTCGAGGCCGCCGTGCTGCTGACCGCGGTGGTGATGATCGGCTGGCACGTCACCTGGATGTCCAGCCACGGCAAGGAAATGGTGCAGCACATGCGGCAGGTCACCGATTCGGTGAAGGCCGGCTCGAGTTCGATCGCGATCCTGCTGGCGGTGGTGGCGCTGGCGGTGCTGCGCGAGGGTTCCGAGATCGTGCTGTTCCTGTTCGGCATGGCCGCGGGCGGCGCGGGCAAGCTCGGGTTTCTCGCGGGTGTGCCGCTGGGCCTGGCGGGCGGCGTCGCGGTGGGCTTCGCGCTGTATTTCGGCCTGCTGCGCATTCCGCTCCGTTACTTCTTCAGCGCCACCAACTGGATGCTGGTGGTGCTGGCGGCAGGTCTGGCTTCCAGCGCCGCCGGTTTCCTGATCCAGGCCAATCTGCTGCCGGCGTGGGGCAACCAGTTGTGGGACACCTCGTGGCTGCTCACCAACCAGTCGCTTGTCGGCCAGGCGATGCACGCGCTCACGGGCTACGAGGCGCGCCCTGCCGGCATGCAACTGGTGTTCTGGATCGCGACGTGCGCGATCCTCGTCGCAGGCATGGCATGGATCTCGCGCAGCCGCACGCCGGCGCGCGCTTCCGTGGCCACGCCGCACGCGGCAACCTGA
- a CDS encoding Methylglutaconyl-CoA hydratase translates to MDETIRIERSGACATLTLNRPHVHNAFDDALIADVTIALEGLAGDAGVRALVLTGSGATFSAGADLNWMRRMAQASAEENRDDALRLAKLLRTLQFFPKPTIARVNGSAYGGGVGLIACCDVAIGVEGAKFALSEVKLGLVPATIAPYVVQAIGPRQARRLFVSAEIFDAAEAARIGLLHQCVAVGQLDEAVDHQLHFLTKGGPAAQHEAKQLALRTAGMTLESVERLDAENAELIARLRVSAEGQQGLGAFLEKRAPTWAAKE, encoded by the coding sequence ATGGACGAAACGATTCGCATCGAACGCAGCGGCGCCTGCGCGACGCTGACGCTGAACCGACCGCACGTCCACAACGCCTTCGACGACGCGCTGATCGCCGACGTCACCATCGCGCTCGAAGGGTTGGCGGGCGATGCCGGTGTCCGCGCGCTGGTACTCACGGGGTCCGGGGCCACGTTCTCGGCCGGCGCCGACCTCAACTGGATGCGGCGCATGGCGCAGGCCAGCGCGGAAGAAAACCGCGACGACGCGCTGCGGCTGGCGAAACTGCTGCGCACCTTGCAGTTCTTCCCCAAGCCGACGATCGCGCGCGTCAACGGTTCGGCTTACGGCGGTGGTGTGGGATTGATCGCTTGCTGTGACGTCGCGATCGGCGTCGAGGGCGCCAAGTTCGCGCTGAGCGAAGTGAAGCTCGGGCTCGTACCCGCCACCATCGCGCCTTACGTGGTGCAAGCCATCGGGCCGCGCCAGGCGCGCCGGCTGTTCGTCAGTGCGGAAATCTTCGATGCCGCGGAAGCTGCGCGCATCGGCCTGCTGCACCAATGTGTGGCAGTCGGGCAATTGGACGAAGCCGTGGATCACCAGTTGCACTTCCTCACCAAGGGTGGCCCGGCCGCACAGCACGAAGCCAAGCAGCTCGCGCTGCGGACCGCCGGCATGACCCTGGAATCCGTCGAACGCCTCGACGCTGAAAACGCCGAGCTGATCGCGCGCCTGCGGGTGTCGGCGGAGGGCCAGCAGGGGCTCGGCGCATTTCTCGAAAAACGCGCGCCAACCTGGGCGGCGAAGGAGTAA
- a CDS encoding ABC transporter, permease protein produces the protein MQIQPILAALRHHKAGTVLIALQIALTLAIVCNALFIIHQRLAHLSEPTGIDEANVFVIESQWAGQWSDSQIDSQIQADLAALRQLPAVRDAAPANSYPLRGGGWDNFITMRPEQVQKTTDAAVYLSDTHLLDTLGLKLIAGRNFRPDEIEPMGLRENKTPPVAIVTKALADKLFPDGSALGKSFYTMSATPTTIIGIVARLQRQEVDTWSRAYAHQAMLWPRRLDLQQGTFYIVRAKPGELAAAMREAPKALYAQSRMRIIDPKDGVLSFAEIRHRAYDSDRGTAILMGIICAVLLVITGAGIVGLTSFWVGQRRKQIGIRRALGATRADILHYFQTENLLIAGAGVALGAILAVGMNLWMMRLLAMDRMPLLYVLAGVAVLLLLGQGAVFAPALRASRVSPVEATRSV, from the coding sequence ATGCAAATCCAGCCCATCCTCGCCGCGCTTCGCCATCACAAGGCCGGCACCGTGCTGATCGCGCTGCAGATCGCGCTGACGCTGGCGATTGTGTGCAACGCACTGTTCATCATCCACCAGCGCCTGGCGCACCTGTCAGAGCCCACCGGCATCGACGAAGCCAACGTGTTCGTGATCGAAAGCCAGTGGGCGGGACAGTGGTCCGACTCGCAGATCGACTCGCAGATCCAGGCCGACCTCGCCGCGCTCCGGCAACTGCCGGCAGTGCGCGATGCGGCGCCGGCCAACTCGTATCCGCTGCGCGGCGGCGGCTGGGACAACTTCATCACGATGCGGCCCGAGCAAGTGCAGAAGACCACCGACGCGGCGGTGTACCTGAGCGACACCCACTTGCTCGACACGCTGGGACTCAAGCTGATCGCCGGGCGCAATTTCCGCCCCGATGAAATCGAACCGATGGGACTCCGCGAGAACAAGACGCCGCCGGTGGCGATCGTGACCAAGGCGCTGGCCGACAAACTGTTCCCGGACGGCTCGGCGCTGGGCAAGAGCTTCTACACCATGAGCGCGACGCCGACCACCATCATCGGCATCGTCGCGCGCCTGCAACGGCAGGAAGTCGACACCTGGTCGCGCGCTTACGCCCACCAAGCCATGCTGTGGCCGCGCCGCCTGGATCTGCAGCAGGGCACCTTCTACATCGTGCGCGCCAAGCCCGGCGAACTGGCGGCCGCGATGCGCGAAGCGCCCAAGGCGTTGTACGCGCAGAGCCGCATGCGCATCATCGACCCCAAGGACGGCGTGCTGAGCTTCGCCGAAATCCGCCATCGCGCCTACGACAGCGATCGCGGCACTGCGATCCTGATGGGCATCATCTGCGCGGTGCTGCTGGTGATCACGGGCGCGGGCATCGTCGGGCTAACCAGTTTCTGGGTCGGCCAGCGGCGCAAGCAGATCGGCATCCGCCGCGCGCTGGGCGCGACCCGTGCGGACATCCTGCACTACTTCCAGACCGAAAACCTGCTGATCGCGGGCGCCGGCGTGGCGCTGGGCGCAATCCTCGCGGTCGGCATGAACCTGTGGATGATGCGGCTGCTCGCGATGGACCGGATGCCGCTGCTGTACGTGCTGGCCGGGGTCGCCGTGCTGTTGTTGCTGGGACAGGGCGCGGTGTTCGCGCCGGCGTTGCGCGCGTCGCGCGTGTCGCCGGTGGAAGCGACCAGGAGTGTGTGA
- a CDS encoding Auxin-binding protein, putative has product MNHILNIADAQYTDLAEQSRRMGSEMPSERYGGRTAPLGRALGARKLGYNVTAIAPGKRAYPRHNHRVNEEMFFVLEGNGEVRIGDETFAVRAGDVIACPPGGPETAHQLHNTGSGELKVLAVSTSESPEICDYPDSGKFGVLAFFGPDADGHPQTFAHIGRAGESRDYWEGE; this is encoded by the coding sequence ATGAATCATATCCTCAACATCGCCGATGCCCAGTACACCGATCTCGCCGAACAATCACGCAGGATGGGTTCCGAAATGCCGAGCGAACGTTACGGCGGTCGCACGGCCCCGCTCGGCCGCGCGCTCGGCGCGCGCAAGCTGGGTTACAACGTCACCGCGATCGCCCCCGGCAAACGCGCTTATCCGCGCCACAACCATCGCGTCAACGAGGAAATGTTCTTCGTGCTGGAAGGCAATGGTGAGGTCCGCATCGGCGATGAGACTTTTGCGGTTCGTGCCGGCGACGTCATCGCCTGTCCGCCGGGTGGCCCGGAAACCGCGCACCAACTGCACAATACCGGCAGCGGGGAGTTGAAGGTGCTCGCGGTCAGCACCTCGGAATCGCCCGAAATCTGCGATTACCCGGATTCCGGCAAGTTCGGCGTGCTGGCCTTCTTCGGTCCGGATGCCGACGGCCATCCGCAGACTTTCGCGCACATCGGTCGCGCCGGCGAATCGCGCGACTATTGGGAGGGCGAGTAA
- a CDS encoding ABC transporter, ATP-binding protein has product MFAYYVDLALRSLKRNKVLTALMVLAIAVGIGASMTTLTVLHVLSGDPLPGKSSLLYYPQIDPQDARGMMPGTLPPEQLTLIDGMNLLRAKRADRQALMFGGAVPIQPASSTVDPFYVEARFTTADFFAMFDAPFLYGHGWTGADDEAHARDVVITRQLNDKLFNGADSVGRTLRIGDSTFRIVGVLDTWRPNPHFYDLNTGTYNYYEQVFLPLQTALDQHFAHNGSNDCWGNGTGGAGDIYPSATCVWLQFWVELDSPAKAAAYKQFLIHYSEEQKALGRFVRAPNVRLDNLMQWLNYNGVVPDDVRLQAWLAFGFLLVCLLNTVGLMLAKFLRRSGELSVRRALGASRRALFAQLLTESGVVGLAGGIGGLLLAMLGLWMVQHRSVDYASLAHLDPEMLLVTFALAIGASLLAGVFPAWRACSVSPALLIKSN; this is encoded by the coding sequence ATGTTTGCGTATTACGTCGACCTTGCCCTGCGCAGCCTGAAACGCAACAAGGTGCTGACCGCGCTGATGGTGCTCGCGATCGCGGTGGGCATCGGCGCATCGATGACCACGCTGACGGTGCTGCACGTGCTCTCGGGCGATCCGCTGCCCGGCAAGAGCAGCCTGTTGTACTACCCGCAGATCGATCCGCAGGATGCGCGCGGGATGATGCCCGGCACATTGCCGCCGGAGCAGCTCACGCTGATCGACGGGATGAACCTGCTGCGCGCGAAACGCGCGGACCGCCAAGCCTTGATGTTCGGCGGCGCGGTGCCGATCCAGCCGGCGTCTTCCACGGTGGATCCGTTCTACGTGGAGGCGCGCTTCACCACCGCGGACTTCTTCGCGATGTTCGATGCGCCATTCCTGTACGGGCACGGCTGGACCGGCGCCGACGACGAGGCCCATGCCCGCGATGTAGTGATCACGCGCCAGCTCAACGACAAGTTGTTCAACGGCGCCGACAGCGTGGGGCGCACGCTTCGCATCGGCGACAGCACCTTCCGCATCGTCGGCGTGCTCGACACCTGGCGCCCCAATCCGCATTTCTACGACCTCAACACCGGGACCTACAACTATTACGAACAGGTGTTCCTGCCACTGCAGACCGCGCTGGACCAGCATTTCGCCCACAACGGCTCCAACGATTGCTGGGGCAACGGCACCGGCGGCGCGGGCGACATTTATCCGTCGGCCACCTGCGTGTGGCTGCAATTCTGGGTGGAACTGGACAGCCCGGCCAAGGCCGCCGCGTACAAGCAGTTCCTGATCCATTACTCGGAAGAACAGAAGGCGCTGGGCCGTTTTGTGCGTGCGCCGAACGTGCGCCTCGACAACCTGATGCAGTGGCTCAATTACAACGGCGTGGTACCGGACGACGTGCGCCTGCAGGCGTGGCTCGCATTCGGCTTCCTGCTGGTGTGCCTGCTCAACACGGTCGGGCTGATGCTGGCGAAGTTCCTGCGCCGCTCCGGCGAACTCAGCGTGCGCCGCGCACTGGGGGCGTCACGGCGCGCATTGTTCGCACAACTGCTGACCGAATCCGGCGTGGTCGGACTGGCGGGCGGCATCGGTGGATTGCTGCTGGCGATGCTCGGGCTGTGGATGGTGCAGCACCGCTCCGTCGACTACGCATCGTTGGCGCACCTCGATCCCGAAATGTTGCTGGTCACGTTTGCGCTCGCGATCGGCGCCAGCCTGCTGGCCGGGGTTTTCCCGGCATGGCGCGCTTGCAGCGTTTCGCCTGCCC
- a CDS encoding Methylcrotonyl-CoA carboxylase biotin-containing subunit gives MFQRVLIANRGEIACRVIRTCRRLGIHTIAVYSEADRDAQHVRQADEAWPIGGPRPDESYLRVDALIEVARRTGAQAIHPGYGFLSENTGFSRACREAGIVFIGPDPESIEAMGSKAAAKNLMAKHGVPLVPGYSGDNQDSAFLAKQAHKIGYPLILKPSAGGGGKGMQVVRSDAEFPDALATAQRVAKASFGDASMLLERYIEHPRHIEFQVFGDRHGNVIHLDERECSAQRRYQKVLEETPSPFLTPERRAAMGAAAVAAVKAVNYVGAGTVEFIVGPEGDFHFMEMNTRLQVEHPVTEMTHGIDLVEWQLRIAKGEPLPLTQDQVHSHGHAIEVRLYAEDPDHGFLPGSGKLMRLQLPEPSRHVRLDGSVIEGDTVTIFYDPMIAKLIVWDADRPSALQRMREALAQCEIVGPKSNVAFLERLVRHPTIIEHRIDTGYLDRHLDEFVAGDTQPDARTVFEATVAALLHDEQHVAGDAADPHSPWNIADAWRIGHAGKRVIALAAGGQRHEVEAWGHAGNYRLQAGETTCEVASARWDGATLSARFGDESRRIDVRADATRVLLHDGSGVRWRFERAPAFAWETSENASGNQIVAPMPGRIVLVKARAGDAVEAGQELLVMEAMKMELSLKAPRPGAIEAIAAAAGDFVEADTVLVRFADT, from the coding sequence GTGTTCCAGCGTGTCCTGATCGCCAACCGCGGCGAAATCGCCTGCCGCGTGATCCGCACCTGCCGAAGGCTCGGCATCCACACCATCGCTGTGTACTCCGAAGCCGACCGGGACGCACAGCATGTCCGGCAGGCCGACGAAGCCTGGCCGATCGGCGGTCCGCGTCCGGACGAGTCGTACCTGCGCGTCGATGCGCTCATCGAGGTCGCAAGGAGAACCGGCGCGCAGGCGATCCATCCCGGCTACGGATTCCTGTCCGAGAACACCGGCTTCTCGCGCGCATGCAGGGAAGCCGGCATCGTGTTCATCGGACCGGACCCGGAAAGCATCGAGGCGATGGGTTCGAAAGCGGCCGCCAAGAACCTGATGGCGAAGCACGGCGTGCCCCTGGTGCCGGGTTACAGCGGCGACAACCAGGACAGCGCATTCCTCGCGAAGCAGGCGCACAAGATCGGCTATCCATTGATCCTCAAACCCTCGGCCGGCGGTGGCGGCAAGGGCATGCAAGTCGTGCGGTCGGACGCCGAGTTTCCCGACGCGCTGGCCACCGCGCAGCGTGTCGCGAAAGCCTCGTTCGGCGACGCGTCGATGCTGCTGGAACGCTACATCGAACATCCGCGCCACATCGAGTTCCAGGTGTTCGGCGACCGCCACGGCAACGTGATCCACCTCGACGAACGCGAGTGCTCGGCGCAGCGCCGTTACCAGAAGGTGCTGGAGGAAACGCCCTCGCCTTTCCTGACGCCGGAGCGCCGCGCGGCGATGGGCGCGGCGGCGGTCGCGGCGGTAAAGGCTGTCAATTACGTCGGCGCCGGCACGGTGGAATTCATCGTCGGACCGGAAGGCGATTTCCACTTCATGGAAATGAACACGCGCCTGCAGGTCGAGCACCCGGTCACCGAGATGACCCACGGCATCGATCTCGTGGAATGGCAACTGCGCATCGCCAAGGGCGAGCCGTTGCCGCTGACGCAGGACCAAGTCCATTCGCACGGCCACGCGATCGAAGTGCGTTTGTACGCGGAAGATCCAGACCACGGTTTCCTGCCCGGCTCCGGCAAGCTCATGCGGCTGCAACTGCCGGAACCTTCGCGACACGTGCGCCTCGACGGCAGCGTGATCGAGGGCGACACCGTCACGATCTTCTACGACCCGATGATCGCCAAGCTGATCGTGTGGGACGCCGATCGTCCTTCGGCGTTGCAGCGGATGCGCGAAGCACTGGCGCAATGCGAAATTGTCGGCCCGAAATCCAACGTCGCGTTCCTGGAGCGGCTGGTGCGCCATCCGACCATCATCGAACATCGCATCGACACGGGTTACCTCGATCGCCACCTCGACGAATTCGTGGCAGGCGACACGCAACCTGATGCGCGTACGGTGTTCGAAGCCACCGTCGCGGCCTTGCTGCATGACGAGCAACACGTCGCGGGCGATGCGGCCGATCCGCACTCGCCATGGAACATCGCGGATGCATGGCGCATCGGCCACGCCGGCAAGCGTGTCATTGCATTGGCAGCGGGCGGCCAGCGCCACGAAGTCGAAGCGTGGGGCCACGCCGGCAACTACCGCCTGCAAGCGGGCGAAACGACATGCGAGGTCGCAAGCGCCCGCTGGGACGGCGCCACGCTGTCGGCGCGCTTCGGCGACGAATCACGGCGGATCGACGTGCGCGCCGATGCAACGCGCGTGTTGCTGCATGACGGATCTGGCGTGCGCTGGCGTTTCGAGCGGGCGCCCGCGTTCGCGTGGGAAACCAGCGAAAACGCGTCCGGCAATCAAATCGTCGCGCCGATGCCGGGCCGCATCGTGCTGGTGAAAGCCAGGGCCGGCGACGCGGTCGAAGCCGGGCAGGAACTGCTGGTGATGGAAGCGATGAAGATGGAGCTTTCGCTGAAGGCTCCGCGCCCCGGCGCCATCGAGGCCATCGCCGCTGCCGCCGGCGATTTCGTGGAAGCCGACACGGTTCTGGTGCGCTTCGCGGATACCTGA
- a CDS encoding Methylcrotonyl-CoA carboxylase carboxyl transferase subunit, translated as MPVIPSRLDTRSDEFRGNAARLRQLTDELKAELARTAEGGGAKAREKHVARGKLLPRERVRALLDPGSPFLELSPLAAHDMYDGAAPGAGLITGIGRVHGAEVVVVANDATVKGGTYFPITVKKHLRAQEVALENRLPCIYLVDSGGAFLPLQDEVFPDKEHFGRIFYNQARMSALNIPQIAVVMGSCTAGGAYVPAMSDETIIVKEQGTIFLGGPPLVKAATGEVVDAETLGGADVHTSISGVADHFAENDAHALSIARDIVAALNRKKSMPLELAEPREPKYAAEELYGVIPTDTRRPFDIREVIARIVDGSEFHEFKARYGKTLVTGFAHIHGYPVGIVANNGILFSESALKGTHFIELCNQRNVPLVFLQNITGFMVGKKYEQAGIAKDGAKMVTAVACSHVPKFTVVIGGSFGAGNYAMCGRAYGARFLWMWPNARISVMGGEQAASVLATVKRDGIEARGGEWSKEEEETFKAPIREQYERQGHPYYASARLWDDGIIDPVDTRRVLGLAISASLNAPIAPERYGVFRM; from the coding sequence ATGCCCGTCATTCCTTCGCGCCTCGATACCCGCAGCGACGAATTCCGCGGCAACGCCGCGCGCCTGCGGCAACTCACGGATGAGCTGAAGGCCGAACTCGCGCGCACCGCGGAAGGCGGCGGCGCGAAAGCGCGCGAGAAGCACGTCGCGCGCGGTAAACTGCTGCCGCGCGAACGCGTGCGCGCGCTGCTCGATCCGGGTTCGCCGTTCCTGGAACTCTCGCCGCTGGCCGCGCACGACATGTACGACGGCGCCGCGCCCGGCGCCGGCCTCATCACCGGCATCGGCCGCGTCCACGGCGCGGAAGTCGTGGTCGTCGCCAACGATGCCACGGTGAAGGGCGGCACGTATTTCCCGATCACGGTGAAAAAACACCTGCGCGCACAGGAAGTGGCGCTGGAAAACCGCCTGCCCTGCATCTACCTCGTCGATTCGGGCGGCGCGTTCCTGCCGCTGCAGGACGAGGTGTTTCCGGACAAGGAACATTTCGGCCGCATCTTCTACAACCAGGCGCGGATGTCCGCGCTGAACATCCCGCAGATCGCGGTGGTGATGGGTTCATGCACCGCGGGCGGCGCCTACGTGCCGGCGATGAGCGACGAAACCATCATCGTCAAGGAACAGGGCACGATCTTCCTCGGCGGTCCACCGCTGGTGAAGGCCGCGACCGGCGAAGTCGTCGATGCCGAAACGCTGGGCGGCGCCGACGTGCATACGTCGATCTCCGGCGTGGCCGATCATTTCGCCGAGAACGATGCGCACGCGCTGTCGATCGCGCGCGACATCGTCGCGGCATTGAACCGGAAGAAGTCGATGCCGTTGGAACTGGCCGAACCGCGCGAACCGAAATACGCCGCGGAAGAACTCTACGGCGTGATCCCCACGGACACCCGCCGGCCGTTCGACATCCGCGAGGTGATCGCGCGCATCGTCGACGGCTCGGAATTCCACGAGTTCAAGGCGCGCTACGGCAAGACTCTCGTCACCGGCTTCGCGCATATCCACGGCTATCCGGTCGGCATCGTCGCCAACAACGGCATCCTGTTTTCGGAAAGCGCGCTCAAGGGCACGCACTTCATCGAGTTGTGCAACCAGCGCAACGTGCCGCTGGTGTTCCTGCAGAACATCACCGGCTTCATGGTCGGCAAGAAGTACGAACAGGCCGGCATCGCCAAGGACGGCGCCAAGATGGTGACCGCCGTCGCGTGCTCGCACGTCCCGAAGTTCACCGTGGTGATCGGCGGCAGCTTTGGCGCCGGCAACTACGCGATGTGCGGCAGGGCTTATGGGGCAAGGTTCCTGTGGATGTGGCCCAACGCACGCATCAGCGTGATGGGCGGCGAGCAGGCCGCGTCGGTGCTGGCCACGGTCAAGCGCGACGGCATCGAGGCGCGTGGCGGCGAGTGGTCGAAGGAAGAAGAAGAAACCTTCAAGGCGCCGATCCGCGAACAATACGAACGCCAGGGCCACCCGTATTACGCCAGCGCGCGGCTGTGGGACGACGGCATCATCGACCCGGTGGATACGCGCCGCGTGTTGGGACTCGCGATCTCGGCGTCTTTGAACGCGCCGATCGCGCCCGAACGCTACGGCGTGTTCCGCATGTAA